In a genomic window of Dyadobacter fermentans DSM 18053:
- the rpsK gene encoding 30S ribosomal protein S11, with protein sequence MAQNKRKDKAKKRVVVVEPVGQVHIKASFNNIIISITNSNGQVISWGSAGKMGFRGSKKNTPYAAQTAAQSAAQVAFDLGMRKAEVFVKGPGSGRESAIRTIQNAGIEVTTIRDITPLPHNGCRPPKRRRV encoded by the coding sequence ATGGCACAGAATAAAAGAAAAGATAAAGCTAAAAAGAGAGTGGTGGTTGTGGAGCCTGTTGGTCAGGTTCACATCAAAGCTTCTTTCAATAATATCATCATCTCAATTACCAACAGCAACGGACAAGTTATCTCTTGGGGTTCTGCCGGTAAAATGGGATTCCGTGGTTCTAAGAAGAACACTCCATACGCAGCACAAACTGCTGCTCAGAGCGCTGCACAAGTTGCGTTCGACCTCGGAATGCGTAAAGCTGAGGTTTTTGTGAAAGGACCAGGATCAGGCCGTGAGTCTGCGATCCGCACGATCCAGAATGCAGGTATCGAAGTGACCACTATCCGTGACATCACTCCGCTTCCGCACAACGGATGCCGTCCTCCAAAACGTCGTAGAGTATAG
- the gpmI gene encoding 2,3-bisphosphoglycerate-independent phosphoglycerate mutase, with the protein MSKKVILIIMDGWGIAKTGEENRSAILAANTPFYDSILQKYPHSKLEASGLAVGLPDGQMGNSEVGHTNLGAGRVVYQDLVKINLAVSEGTLGQEPALTNALEYAKTEGKKVHFIGLVSDGGVHSHIDHLKGLCKIAADRGLNDVFIHAFTDGRDTDPKSGLGFLTELNESMAQSTGRIASITGRYYAMDRDKRWERVKLAYDAMVHGEGKHVPSGDVLNAVKASYEEGVTDEFITPIIATNADGSPLALIQDGDVVLCFNFRTDRGREITEVLTQQDFHEQNMHKLNLKYITMTNYDDTFKGVDVIFDKDNLNNTLGEVLEAAGKKQIRIAETEKYPHVTFFFSGGREKPFEGESRLLCPSPKVATYDLQPEMSAFDIRDSIVPELEKEEVDFVCLNFANPDMVGHTGVFEAAVKACETVDQCVQAVVTTGLNHGYSSIIIADHGNSDYMSNDDGSPNTAHSLNLVPCILVDSEYQKPIHNGKLADVAPTILALMGIAQPAEMTGTSIL; encoded by the coding sequence TTGAGCAAGAAAGTCATCCTCATTATCATGGACGGCTGGGGGATCGCCAAAACCGGCGAGGAAAACCGTTCCGCCATTCTGGCTGCCAACACCCCATTCTACGATTCCATTCTTCAAAAATACCCGCATAGCAAACTCGAAGCGAGTGGTCTGGCTGTCGGCCTTCCTGACGGACAAATGGGTAACTCCGAAGTAGGCCATACCAACCTCGGCGCAGGCCGCGTGGTGTATCAGGATCTGGTAAAAATCAACCTCGCCGTTTCGGAAGGCACGCTGGGCCAGGAGCCCGCGCTGACGAATGCATTGGAATATGCCAAAACGGAAGGCAAGAAAGTGCATTTCATCGGACTTGTTTCGGATGGCGGCGTGCATTCGCATATCGACCATTTGAAGGGCCTTTGCAAAATCGCAGCCGATCGTGGTTTGAACGACGTATTCATTCACGCATTTACCGACGGCCGCGATACCGATCCCAAAAGTGGGTTAGGTTTCCTGACCGAACTGAACGAATCCATGGCGCAAAGCACCGGCCGCATTGCCAGCATTACCGGCCGCTACTATGCAATGGACCGCGACAAGCGCTGGGAACGCGTGAAATTGGCTTATGACGCCATGGTACACGGCGAAGGCAAGCATGTTCCGTCCGGCGATGTTCTGAATGCAGTAAAAGCATCTTACGAAGAAGGCGTAACGGACGAATTCATCACGCCGATCATCGCTACCAATGCCGATGGCTCTCCGCTTGCATTGATCCAGGACGGCGATGTGGTATTGTGCTTCAACTTCCGCACCGACCGCGGCCGCGAGATTACCGAAGTGCTTACCCAGCAGGATTTCCACGAGCAGAACATGCACAAGCTCAATTTGAAATACATCACCATGACCAACTATGATGATACTTTCAAAGGCGTGGATGTGATTTTCGACAAAGACAATCTGAACAATACATTGGGCGAGGTACTCGAAGCTGCCGGCAAAAAACAAATCCGCATTGCCGAAACGGAGAAATACCCGCACGTGACGTTCTTCTTCTCAGGCGGCCGCGAAAAGCCGTTCGAAGGAGAGAGCCGCCTGCTTTGCCCGTCGCCGAAAGTGGCTACTTACGACTTGCAGCCCGAAATGTCGGCATTCGATATTCGCGACTCGATCGTTCCTGAATTGGAGAAAGAAGAAGTGGATTTCGTTTGTCTCAATTTCGCTAACCCTGACATGGTAGGCCACACCGGCGTTTTCGAAGCGGCTGTGAAGGCGTGCGAAACGGTAGATCAGTGCGTGCAGGCGGTGGTTACCACCGGTTTGAACCACGGCTACTCATCCATCATCATAGCCGACCACGGTAATTCGGATTACATGTCCAACGACGATGGATCGCCGAATACCGCGCATTCATTGAACCTCGTGCCATGCATTCTGGTGGATAGTGAATACCAAAAGCCGATCCATAATGGAAAGCTAGCCGACGTGGCGCCAACCATTTTGGCGTTAATGGGAATCGCGCAGCCGGCAGAAATGACGGGAACCAGCATTCTCTAA
- the rpsD gene encoding 30S ribosomal protein S4, translating to MARYTGPKTKVARRYGEPIMGPSKALAKKNYPPGMHGKGRRSKKSEYALQLAEKQKVKFIYGILERQFRSLFEKASVKAGLTGENLLRYCEARLDNTVYRLGIAPTRRAARQLVSHKHILVDGEIVNIPSYSLRPGQVVTVREKSKSLEAVTDSLAGHSSKGFSWLEWNGQELSGKFISYPDRESIPENINEQLIVELYSK from the coding sequence ATGGCACGTTATACAGGTCCCAAAACCAAAGTCGCAAGACGTTACGGAGAGCCCATCATGGGCCCAAGCAAAGCGCTTGCAAAGAAAAATTACCCTCCCGGAATGCACGGAAAGGGTCGTCGGTCAAAGAAGTCGGAGTACGCTCTGCAATTGGCTGAGAAACAAAAAGTGAAGTTCATCTACGGCATCCTCGAAAGACAATTCCGTAGCTTGTTTGAGAAAGCTTCGGTTAAAGCTGGTCTTACCGGTGAAAACCTTTTGAGATACTGCGAAGCTCGTCTTGATAACACAGTTTACCGTTTGGGTATCGCTCCTACGCGTCGTGCTGCTCGTCAGCTCGTTTCGCACAAGCACATCCTTGTTGACGGTGAGATCGTGAACATCCCTTCTTATTCATTGCGTCCAGGCCAGGTAGTTACCGTTCGTGAGAAATCAAAATCTCTCGAAGCCGTAACCGACAGCCTTGCAGGACATAGTTCAAAAGGTTTCAGCTGGTTGGAATGGAACGGTCAGGAATTGTCTGGCAAGTTCATTTCTTACCCAGACCGTGAGTCAATTCCAGAAAACATCAACGAGCAGTTGATCGTTGAATTGTATTCTAAATAA
- the rplQ gene encoding 50S ribosomal protein L17, with product MRHGKKDNHLGRTASHRKAMLSNMASSLILHKRIETTLAKAKELRKFVEPLLTRAKEDTTHNRRVAFSYLNDKESTKELFGVVSDKIASRPGGYTRIIKLGNRLGDAAETALIELVDFNDALLLANADKPAKTRRSRRGGKKEGAVEAAPVKKEDHPIVAETEAPAEEEAPKTEETPGETEKE from the coding sequence ATGAGACACGGTAAAAAGGACAATCACTTGGGAAGAACCGCATCACACCGCAAGGCGATGCTTTCAAATATGGCTTCCTCATTGATCCTTCACAAAAGAATTGAAACAACCCTGGCTAAGGCAAAAGAGCTTCGCAAGTTCGTTGAGCCTCTGCTGACTCGTGCGAAAGAAGATACTACCCACAACAGAAGGGTAGCATTCTCTTACCTGAACGACAAAGAATCTACGAAAGAACTTTTCGGTGTCGTTTCAGACAAAATCGCATCTCGTCCGGGTGGTTACACTCGTATTATCAAGTTGGGTAACCGTTTGGGTGACGCGGCTGAAACTGCATTGATCGAGCTGGTTGATTTCAACGATGCACTGTTGCTTGCCAATGCCGACAAACCTGCTAAGACTCGTCGCAGCAGAAGAGGTGGTAAGAAAGAAGGAGCTGTTGAAGCTGCTCCTGTAAAGAAAGAAGATCATCCGATCGTAGCGGAAACTGAGGCTCCTGCTGAAGAGGAAGCTCCGAAAACAGAAGAGACACCAGGCGAAACTGAAAAGGAATAG
- the map gene encoding type I methionyl aminopeptidase, with protein MIYLKTEEEINLIKVSAQLLGKAHAEVATWVKPGVTTGKLDAVAEEYIRDNGGIPSFKGFNKFPASLCISVNEVVVHGIPGGYVLKEGDIVSIDCGVKLNGYHSDSAYTYPVGEVSKEVMNLLTATKKSLYKGIEQAVDGLRIGDIGHAVQSYVEDRGYTVVRELVGHGVGRDLHEAPEVPNYGKRGKGIRLREGMVLAIEPMINLGTKAVVQERDGWTIRTNDRKYSAHFEHTVVVRKGKAEILTTFDYIEKVTANTSLMVEVQ; from the coding sequence ATGATTTATCTTAAAACAGAAGAGGAAATCAACCTGATAAAGGTTAGTGCTCAACTGCTCGGCAAGGCACATGCGGAAGTCGCTACCTGGGTAAAACCGGGTGTTACAACCGGAAAGTTGGATGCGGTTGCTGAGGAATATATCAGAGATAACGGTGGAATCCCTTCATTCAAGGGATTCAACAAATTTCCGGCCTCTCTTTGTATATCGGTCAATGAAGTAGTAGTCCACGGGATTCCCGGGGGCTACGTGCTAAAAGAGGGGGACATCGTTTCCATCGACTGCGGGGTTAAGCTGAATGGCTATCATAGTGACAGCGCGTACACTTACCCGGTGGGAGAGGTTTCCAAAGAGGTGATGAACCTCTTAACCGCAACCAAAAAATCCCTGTACAAGGGAATTGAGCAAGCGGTGGATGGCCTTCGGATCGGCGATATCGGCCACGCGGTTCAGAGTTATGTTGAAGACCGTGGCTATACAGTCGTGAGAGAGTTGGTAGGACATGGAGTAGGCAGGGATCTGCACGAAGCTCCGGAAGTACCCAACTACGGTAAAAGAGGCAAAGGAATACGATTGAGAGAAGGCATGGTTTTGGCTATCGAGCCGATGATCAACCTTGGAACGAAAGCAGTAGTGCAGGAGCGCGACGGCTGGACAATCCGGACCAACGACAGAAAGTATTCCGCGCATTTCGAACATACCGTGGTAGTGAGAAAAGGAAAGGCCGAAATTCTGACCACATTCGATTACATTGAAAAAGTGACGGCCAACACCAGCCTTATGGTTGAAGTACAGTAA
- the rpsM gene encoding 30S ribosomal protein S13 has product MARIAGVDIPDRKRGEISLTYIFGIGRSSAKKILEKAGVDLNKKVIDWTDDESGAIRGVIAGEYKVEGALKSEVQLSIKRLMDIACYRGLRHRKGLPLRGQRTKNNSRTRKGKRKTIANKKKATK; this is encoded by the coding sequence ATGGCACGTATTGCAGGAGTAGACATTCCAGATCGCAAAAGAGGCGAAATCTCATTGACTTATATTTTCGGGATCGGCCGTAGCTCGGCTAAGAAAATCCTCGAAAAGGCAGGTGTTGATTTGAATAAAAAGGTGATCGACTGGACCGACGACGAGTCTGGTGCGATCCGTGGGGTTATTGCTGGGGAATACAAAGTAGAAGGCGCTCTTAAGTCTGAAGTTCAGTTGAGCATTAAGCGTCTTATGGATATCGCTTGTTATCGTGGCCTCCGTCACCGTAAAGGATTGCCTTTGCGTGGTCAGAGAACGAAAAACAACTCACGTACTCGTAAGGGTAAACGCAAAACTATCGCGAACAAGAAAAAGGCTACTAAATAA
- a CDS encoding DNA-directed RNA polymerase subunit alpha — translation MSILAFQMPDKVVMEKADDFHGLFEFKPLEKGYGVTIGNALRRILLSSLEGYAITSVKFPGVLHEFSSIEGIVEDVTEIILNLKMVRFKKVSDLSESRIVVNLKNVSVITAGDIGKFTSAFEVLNPDQVICHIDDQKEFEMELLLDKGRGYVPADEPRANELPFGYIAVDSIYTPIKNVKYSVENTRVEQRTDYERLLIDIQTDGSIHPEDALKGAANILIQHFMLFSDQTMTFEKQKAEEDNQVDEEMLRMRKLLKTSLSELDLSVRAYNCLKSADVKTLGDLVRLEISDMMKFRNFGKKSLTELEQLVADKQLTFGMDVSKYRLDED, via the coding sequence ATGTCAATATTAGCTTTCCAAATGCCTGATAAGGTCGTCATGGAGAAAGCAGACGACTTTCACGGGTTGTTTGAGTTTAAGCCTTTAGAGAAAGGATACGGCGTAACCATTGGTAATGCGTTGCGTAGGATTCTCCTTTCATCTTTGGAAGGCTATGCCATCACGAGTGTGAAGTTCCCAGGCGTGCTTCACGAATTTTCTTCTATCGAAGGTATAGTTGAGGATGTTACGGAAATCATCCTGAACCTTAAAATGGTTCGTTTTAAAAAAGTTTCTGACCTGAGTGAGAGTAGGATCGTAGTAAACCTGAAAAATGTTTCCGTCATCACTGCCGGTGACATTGGCAAGTTTACAAGCGCATTTGAGGTTTTGAACCCAGATCAGGTCATTTGCCATATAGATGATCAGAAGGAGTTCGAAATGGAACTTCTCCTGGATAAAGGCAGAGGCTACGTGCCTGCAGACGAACCACGGGCTAATGAGCTTCCGTTCGGCTACATCGCGGTAGACTCGATTTATACGCCTATCAAAAATGTGAAATACAGCGTTGAAAACACGCGTGTGGAACAGCGTACCGACTACGAACGTCTTTTGATCGACATCCAAACCGATGGTTCAATCCACCCGGAAGATGCATTGAAAGGCGCTGCCAATATTCTGATCCAACACTTCATGCTGTTCTCCGACCAAACTATGACGTTTGAGAAGCAGAAGGCGGAGGAAGACAATCAGGTTGATGAGGAAATGCTGCGTATGAGAAAACTGTTGAAGACTTCATTGTCTGAACTGGATCTTTCAGTACGCGCTTACAACTGTTTGAAATCTGCGGATGTGAAAACTTTGGGTGACCTGGTAAGACTGGAAATTTCTGATATGATGAAATTCCGGAACTTCGGTAAAAAGTCACTCACCGAGTTGGAACAACTCGTAGCCGACAAGCAGCTCACATTTGGAATGGACGTGTCGAAGTACCGTCTGGACGAGGATTAA
- the carA gene encoding glutamine-hydrolyzing carbamoyl-phosphate synthase small subunit: MNQKKEALLLLEDGTAYKGLALGKSGTTGGEICFNTGMTGYQEIYTDPSYYGQIIVNTNSHIGNYGVQLEDEEESGSVKIRGMVCNTFSQIYSRDTADFSLQEYFERANIVGISNVDTRHLVRHVREKGVMNAIISSEILDEVELMKELKKIPSMDGLELSSEVTTEEPYYMGDEATAKWRVAVMDYGIKKSILLNLTSRGCYCKVFPAKTPYEEVLEWKPDGFFISNGPGDPSAMEYAVENVTQMVETAKPLFGICLGHQLLALSSGITTYKMHHGHRGLNHPVKNLITGLCEITSQNHGFAVKPDEIESHPDIEVTHINLNDKTIEGIRRKDYPAFSVQYHPEASPGPHDSRYLFDEFIKLLSEAK; the protein is encoded by the coding sequence ATGAATCAGAAAAAGGAAGCTCTGTTGTTGCTAGAAGACGGAACAGCATACAAAGGACTCGCTTTGGGTAAAAGTGGAACCACCGGTGGCGAAATTTGCTTTAATACGGGCATGACCGGCTACCAGGAGATTTACACAGACCCTTCCTATTACGGTCAGATTATCGTGAATACCAACTCGCACATCGGTAACTACGGCGTGCAGCTGGAAGACGAGGAGGAATCTGGCTCGGTTAAGATCCGCGGGATGGTTTGTAACACATTCTCACAGATCTACTCGCGTGACACCGCTGATTTCTCTCTGCAAGAGTATTTCGAACGTGCCAACATCGTTGGCATCAGCAATGTGGACACACGTCACCTCGTGCGCCACGTACGCGAGAAAGGTGTGATGAACGCCATCATCTCTTCCGAGATCCTCGACGAAGTGGAACTCATGAAAGAGTTGAAGAAAATCCCTTCCATGGACGGATTGGAGCTTTCTTCGGAGGTGACGACCGAGGAGCCTTACTACATGGGCGACGAGGCCACTGCGAAATGGCGCGTTGCGGTAATGGATTATGGTATCAAGAAAAGCATTCTGCTTAACCTGACTTCAAGAGGCTGCTACTGCAAGGTTTTCCCTGCGAAAACACCTTACGAAGAGGTGCTGGAATGGAAACCCGACGGCTTCTTCATCTCGAATGGCCCCGGCGACCCTTCGGCCATGGAGTATGCGGTTGAAAACGTAACGCAGATGGTGGAAACAGCGAAGCCGCTCTTCGGAATCTGCCTCGGTCACCAGTTGCTGGCACTTTCAAGCGGCATTACTACTTATAAAATGCACCACGGCCACCGCGGTTTGAACCACCCGGTGAAAAACCTGATCACAGGACTTTGCGAAATCACTTCGCAGAACCATGGTTTCGCAGTGAAGCCGGATGAGATCGAAAGCCACCCGGACATCGAGGTGACGCACATTAACCTGAACGATAAGACGATCGAAGGTATCCGCAGAAAGGACTATCCTGCGTTCTCGGTGCAATACCACCCGGAAGCGTCGCCAGGTCCGCACGACTCACGTTACCTGTTCGACGAGTTTATCAAATTGCTAAGCGAAGCGAAGTAA
- the eno gene encoding phosphopyruvate hydratase produces MSTIQSVHARQILDSRGNPTIEVDIRTENGYLGRAAVPSGASTGKHEAVELRDDDKSVYVGKGVLKAVENVNDIIFPELIGCSVFEQNLIDKIMLELDGTPNKAKLGANAILGVSLAAAKAAAQEANLPLYRYVGGTNANTLPVPMMNILNGGSHADNSIDFQEFMIMPAKADTFSQALRMGVEVFHTLKTVLKSKGYSTNVGDEGGFAPNIKSNEEAIEVVLQAIEKAGYKPGEEIFIAMDAAVSEFYEDGLYHFKKSDGRKLSSDEMADYWTQWVAKYPIISIEDGMDEDDWAGWKTLTDSIGKKCQLVGDDLFVTNVTRLQQGIESQIANAVLVKVNQIGSLTETIDTVNLAKRNSYKSIMSHRSGETEDATIADLAVALNTGQIKTGSASRSDRMAKYNQLLRIEEELGESAYFPGLKF; encoded by the coding sequence ATGAGTACGATTCAGTCAGTACATGCAAGACAAATTCTGGATTCAAGAGGAAACCCTACAATAGAAGTTGATATTCGTACCGAGAATGGTTATCTGGGCCGCGCTGCTGTTCCTTCCGGAGCTTCTACCGGTAAGCACGAGGCAGTTGAGCTTCGCGATGACGACAAGAGCGTTTATGTTGGAAAAGGAGTTTTGAAAGCGGTAGAGAATGTAAACGACATCATTTTCCCTGAACTGATCGGTTGCTCCGTATTTGAGCAGAACCTCATTGATAAAATCATGCTGGAACTGGATGGCACGCCTAACAAAGCGAAGTTGGGTGCAAATGCTATCCTGGGTGTTTCCCTCGCTGCTGCGAAAGCTGCTGCACAGGAAGCAAACCTTCCATTGTACCGTTACGTAGGCGGTACCAACGCCAACACATTGCCTGTGCCGATGATGAACATCCTCAACGGCGGTAGCCACGCGGATAACTCCATCGATTTCCAGGAGTTCATGATCATGCCTGCCAAAGCAGATACATTCTCTCAGGCATTGCGCATGGGCGTTGAGGTTTTCCATACTTTGAAAACCGTTTTGAAAAGCAAAGGCTACTCGACCAACGTAGGTGACGAAGGTGGTTTTGCTCCAAACATCAAGTCCAACGAAGAGGCGATCGAAGTTGTACTTCAGGCGATCGAAAAAGCAGGTTACAAGCCAGGCGAAGAAATCTTTATCGCAATGGATGCTGCTGTTTCTGAATTCTACGAAGATGGTCTGTACCACTTCAAAAAATCGGATGGCCGTAAACTGAGCTCTGACGAAATGGCTGACTACTGGACTCAGTGGGTAGCTAAATATCCTATCATCTCGATCGAAGACGGTATGGACGAAGACGACTGGGCTGGCTGGAAGACTCTGACAGACTCAATCGGCAAAAAATGCCAGCTGGTAGGTGACGATTTGTTCGTAACCAACGTAACCCGTCTGCAACAAGGTATCGAATCACAAATCGCTAACGCGGTATTGGTGAAAGTAAACCAGATCGGTTCTTTGACTGAAACGATTGATACTGTAAACCTCGCGAAACGCAACAGCTATAAGAGCATTATGTCGCACCGTTCAGGTGAAACGGAAGATGCTACGATCGCTGACCTCGCGGTTGCATTGAACACAGGCCAGATCAAAACAGGTTCGGCTTCTCGTTCTGACCGTATGGCGAAATACAACCAGCTTCTCCGCATCGAAGAAGAACTGGGCGAAAGCGCTTATTTCCCAGGATTGAAATTCTAA
- a CDS encoding FtsB family cell division protein: MKNHSFWSLHTLKNFYIATFVVWLIWILFLDNNNFRIVMSNRMKMKDLEKEKAILQDKIRDVKKERNEVFGNPKMLEKWAREKFMMRRPNEEVYVIVDENNQPVESKKRE, encoded by the coding sequence ATGAAAAACCACTCATTCTGGTCTTTGCACACATTAAAGAACTTCTATATTGCCACATTCGTCGTGTGGCTGATATGGATATTGTTCCTCGACAACAACAATTTCCGGATCGTGATGTCGAACCGGATGAAGATGAAGGACCTGGAAAAGGAGAAAGCAATTCTTCAGGACAAGATCAGGGACGTTAAAAAGGAGCGGAATGAGGTTTTCGGGAATCCTAAAATGCTCGAAAAATGGGCGCGCGAGAAATTTATGATGCGGCGGCCCAACGAGGAAGTATATGTGATTGTGGACGAAAACAATCAGCCTGTCGAAAGCAAAAAGCGGGAGTAA
- the ykgO gene encoding type B 50S ribosomal protein L36 — MKVKASVKKRSEDCKVIRRKGKVYVINKKNPRYKQRQG, encoded by the coding sequence ATGAAAGTCAAAGCATCAGTAAAGAAACGCAGCGAAGACTGCAAGGTTATCCGCCGGAAGGGTAAAGTGTACGTTATTAACAAGAAGAACCCACGGTATAAACAAAGACAAGGATAA
- the infA gene encoding translation initiation factor IF-1, whose translation MAKQASIEQDGVILEALSNAMFRVVLENKHEVIAHISGKMRMHYIKILPGDRVKLEMSPYDLSKARITYRYK comes from the coding sequence ATGGCAAAACAAGCATCAATCGAACAAGACGGAGTAATTCTCGAAGCATTGTCAAACGCAATGTTTCGTGTTGTATTAGAGAATAAGCATGAAGTGATAGCGCATATCTCTGGTAAAATGAGAATGCACTATATCAAAATATTGCCGGGTGACAGAGTAAAGCTGGAAATGTCTCCTTACGACCTATCGAAAGCCCGGATTACATATCGTTACAAGTAA